GCCGAGTGTGCGGACCGCCGTCTCGACCGCCGACTGGGCACGCGCGCTGACGCGCTGGCCGCCGTTGATCGCGCGGGAGGCCGTGGCGCGCGAGACGCCGGCGACCCGGGCCACCTCGTCGAGGGTGGGCTGGCCGGCGCTGGCGGCACTCCGCGACGACGACACGCGCGCCACGCTAGTGCGCCCCGCCCACCGGTGGCGGCAGGCTCCCGGAGCGGGCCAGCTCGCCGTACCAGTGGGCGCTGGACTTCGGCGTCCTCCGCTGGGTGGCGTAGTCGACGTGGACCAGGCCGAAGCGCTTCGCGTAGCCGAAGGCCCACTCGAAGTTGTCGCAGAACGACCAGTGGAAGAACCCGCGCACGTCGACGCCCTCCTCGATGGCGCGGTGCACCGCGCGCAGGTAGGAGTCGAGGAACGCGATCCGGTCGGGGTCGTGGACCCGGCCCTGGGAGTCGGGGGCGTCGGCGAACGCCGCGCCGGTCTCGGTGAGGTAGATCGGCAGGCGGGGGTAGTCGTCGTGCAGGCGCCGCAGCAGGCGGTGCAGGCCGTCGGGCTGAATCTCCCACCCCATGTCGGTGAGCGGCAGCCCGCGGCTGGGGAACGTGACGTGCTCGGAGCCGGGGAACGGCGAGAGCGCCACCCGCTCGGGGTGGTCGGCACCGAGGCCGACGACGTCCGTGCGCGGGTGACCCGACACCTCGTTGCCGTGGTAGTAGTTGACGCCCAGCACGTCGATCGGGGACGAGATCACGTCGAGGTCGCCGTCGCGCACCACGTCGAGCCACGGCCGGCCCTGCCAGGTCAGCGCGGCCGTGTCGTCGAGCACGTCGGCGGGGTAGGCGCCGCGGAAGACCGGGTCGAGGAAGAACCGGTTGTGCAGGCCGTCGATGCGCCGCACGGCGTCGACGTCGACCGGGTCGCTCGGGTCGCTCGGGTCGGGGACGGTGAAGTTGAGGCTGAGCCCGAGCCGGTCGACGCCCCGGCTGCGCAGCTCCTGCGTCGCGAGCCCGTGCGCGAGCAGCAGGTGGTGGGCCGCGATCAGGCCCGCGGCCCCCTC
The sequence above is drawn from the Nocardioides sp. zg-1228 genome and encodes:
- a CDS encoding GH1 family beta-glucosidase, whose product is MTIHTTPAATPAATAIDTEAARFPTDFVWGMATASYQIEGAVAEDGRTPSIWDTFSHIPGAVLNDDTGDVACEHYHRMPDDVALLADLGATSYRFSVAWPRVRPDAGPVNAAGLAFYDRLVDELLSHGIAPWLTLYHWDLPQVLEDAGGWTNRDTAHRFVDHAIAVHDALGDRVPTWTTLNEPWCSSFLGYTAGHHAPGRQEGAAGLIAAHHLLLAHGLATQELRSRGVDRLGLSLNFTVPDPSDPSDPVDVDAVRRIDGLHNRFFLDPVFRGAYPADVLDDTAALTWQGRPWLDVVRDGDLDVISSPIDVLGVNYYHGNEVSGHPRTDVVGLGADHPERVALSPFPGSEHVTFPSRGLPLTDMGWEIQPDGLHRLLRRLHDDYPRLPIYLTETGAAFADAPDSQGRVHDPDRIAFLDSYLRAVHRAIEEGVDVRGFFHWSFCDNFEWAFGYAKRFGLVHVDYATQRRTPKSSAHWYGELARSGSLPPPVGGAH